From one Thermanaeromonas sp. C210 genomic stretch:
- a CDS encoding sensor histidine kinase — protein MLDASVLDHILKETVEALERSRSQIHEIAENAQAEVRQVSRELEEVKKSLQAVIEEVDRLERAEKRARLRLAEVSKDFYRYKEQDIKEAYDAAYQLQIELIKLRDKEKILQYRRNHLERSWHRLQLTVQKAEQLASQVNVILNYLTGELQGLSLKLDELQQTQQLVFSIIRAQEEERKRVAREIHDGPAQSLAHIALRAEYCLQLLNRDPDQIREELHALQNVVSLCLQDMRKIIFDLRPMVLDDIGLVPALERYFATYKEQHGLEVDFLFLGQERRLDNTLEVALFRIIQEAVNNIRKHAGVKRAVVKVEMLPNRISIGIRDEGKGFDLEAVRNREEGRGYGLMGMRERVQLLKGEMKITTAPGKGTNISITIPLDKESKVQPGAAPET, from the coding sequence GTGCTGGATGCCAGCGTCTTAGATCACATCCTAAAGGAAACCGTTGAAGCCCTCGAGCGCAGCCGGTCTCAAATCCATGAGATTGCCGAAAATGCCCAGGCGGAAGTAAGACAGGTGAGCAGGGAACTGGAAGAGGTCAAGAAGTCCTTACAGGCCGTCATCGAAGAGGTGGACCGGCTCGAAAGGGCCGAAAAGAGGGCCCGGCTCCGCCTAGCGGAAGTGAGTAAGGATTTTTATCGCTATAAGGAACAGGATATCAAGGAAGCTTACGACGCGGCATATCAGCTGCAGATAGAGCTGATCAAGCTCAGGGATAAAGAAAAGATACTGCAGTACCGGCGTAATCACCTGGAAAGGAGCTGGCACCGACTGCAACTAACCGTTCAAAAGGCCGAGCAGCTTGCCTCCCAGGTGAATGTTATCCTTAATTATCTCACCGGCGAACTGCAAGGTTTAAGCTTAAAGCTGGATGAGCTGCAGCAAACCCAACAACTGGTTTTCAGTATCATCCGGGCCCAGGAGGAAGAGCGCAAGAGGGTGGCCCGGGAGATCCACGACGGACCGGCCCAATCCCTAGCCCACATTGCTCTGCGGGCCGAATACTGCCTTCAGCTTTTGAACCGGGATCCCGATCAAATCCGGGAAGAGCTCCATGCCCTGCAAAATGTCGTTAGCCTTTGCCTGCAGGATATGCGCAAGATCATATTCGACCTCAGACCCATGGTGCTGGACGATATCGGGCTGGTTCCCGCCCTCGAACGGTACTTTGCTACCTACAAGGAGCAACACGGGCTGGAGGTCGACTTCTTGTTTTTGGGGCAGGAGCGCCGCCTGGACAATACCCTAGAAGTAGCCCTTTTCAGGATAATTCAAGAGGCCGTAAACAATATTAGAAAGCATGCCGGGGTTAAGAGGGCCGTGGTTAAGGTAGAAATGCTGCCCAACAGAATAAGCATTGGCATACGGGACGAGGGTAAAGGCTTTGACCTGGAGGCTGTTCGAAACCGTGAGGAAGGCAGGGGTTACGGACTGATGGGCATGCGGGAAAGGGTGCAGCTTTTAAAGGGAGAAATGAAAATCACTACTGCTCCCGGCAAAGGCACCAATATCAGTATAACGATACCTTTAGACAAAGAGTCCAAGGTCCAGCCAGGGGCTGCACCTGAAACTTAA
- the holA gene encoding DNA polymerase III subunit delta, translated as MTWPELQQELTRGQVAPVYLLYGEEKYLLAQAVKALKETLLSPEAEPFDYQEFAGEDLVPESLSVLASTPPVLGRKRLILIKNARLDGEALVTYLTHPSPTACLVLIAPGNIDRKGKVFQLLQKVGRCVDFAPLKPGALARWLAQEARRMGRKIEGPAAMALAQAAGNLQQGILELAKLDLYLPPGTPITLQEVQALVPAALASDTIFQMVDALGSGRAEVAIGLCRRLLAAGEAPLGILGMMVRQFRLILQAHLAGPDSPDLAVALHLPPFVAQKVARQAARFSPEAASEVLELFLQTDVDLKTGAGNPAFLLERAIWAATRRGKRVG; from the coding sequence ATGACCTGGCCGGAACTTCAACAAGAATTAACAAGGGGCCAGGTGGCACCCGTATATCTATTGTACGGCGAGGAAAAATATTTACTGGCCCAAGCCGTCAAAGCTCTCAAAGAAACCCTTTTATCTCCAGAAGCAGAGCCCTTCGATTACCAGGAGTTCGCCGGCGAAGATCTTGTTCCTGAAAGCCTCTCAGTCCTGGCCAGCACGCCCCCGGTCCTGGGTCGCAAGCGCTTAATTCTCATTAAGAACGCCCGGCTTGACGGCGAAGCTCTGGTCACTTACCTGACCCACCCTTCTCCGACAGCCTGCCTGGTCTTAATAGCCCCGGGAAACATAGATAGAAAGGGGAAGGTCTTTCAGCTACTTCAAAAGGTGGGCCGCTGTGTAGATTTTGCCCCTTTGAAGCCCGGAGCCCTGGCCCGGTGGTTAGCCCAGGAAGCCCGAAGGATGGGCCGTAAGATAGAGGGCCCGGCGGCCATGGCCCTGGCCCAGGCTGCCGGTAACCTCCAGCAGGGGATTTTGGAGCTTGCCAAGCTGGACCTGTACCTTCCGCCCGGTACCCCCATCACCTTGCAGGAAGTCCAGGCCCTTGTTCCCGCCGCCCTGGCCTCCGACACTATTTTCCAAATGGTGGATGCCCTGGGCAGCGGCCGGGCAGAAGTAGCCATCGGCCTCTGCCGCCGACTGCTGGCTGCGGGAGAGGCTCCTTTGGGCATTCTGGGGATGATGGTCCGCCAGTTCCGGTTGATCCTACAGGCCCATTTAGCCGGGCCTGATTCGCCGGACCTGGCCGTCGCCCTCCACCTTCCCCCCTTCGTGGCTCAGAAGGTGGCCCGGCAGGCGGCTCGGTTCTCCCCGGAAGCGGCTTCTGAAGTTTTAGAGCTCTTCCTGCAAACCGATGTCGACCTTAAAACCGGTGCCGGAAATCCCGCTTTCCTCCTTGAGCGGGCCATTTGGGCCGCCACAAGAAGGGGGAAACGGGTGGGGTAA
- the rpsT gene encoding 30S ribosomal protein S20, which produces MANTKSAKKRIEITRKRTMRNRAIKSRVKTAIKKFELALAGGELDQAREKLVEAIRTLDKAVTKGVLHPNTAARKKSRLQLRFNRLAAS; this is translated from the coding sequence GTGGCTAACACCAAGTCGGCAAAAAAGCGCATCGAGATCACACGTAAACGCACAATGCGCAACCGGGCGATTAAATCCAGGGTAAAAACGGCCATTAAAAAGTTCGAGTTGGCCTTAGCCGGCGGAGAACTAGATCAGGCCAGGGAAAAGCTGGTCGAGGCCATTAGAACCCTTGATAAGGCGGTCACTAAGGGTGTTTTACATCCCAATACGGCGGCCAGGAAAAAATCGCGGTTACAATTGCGCTTTAACCGCCTGGCGGCCAGCTAA
- the uppP gene encoding undecaprenyl-diphosphatase UppP, whose translation MSILQAFVLGLVQGLGEFLPISSSAHLVLVRWLLGWPDPGLTFDVALHAGTLVAVLAYFWRELLEIGREGLRQPRSREGRLLYYILLACVPGALFGVALEEQAQTVFRTPVLIALALALMGIALWAADRGGRKTRNIENITLVDSLLVGLSQALAIIPGVSRSGITMTAGLLTGMSRETAARFSFLLSVPIIAGAALWEFRHLSVAEIDAAFAVGIVTSAVVGFLAIKFLLQYLRRGSYLLFAWYRLALAALVVLVEVWRG comes from the coding sequence GTGTCTATTCTCCAGGCCTTTGTTCTGGGCCTAGTCCAAGGTTTAGGTGAGTTCCTACCCATCTCCAGCTCGGCCCACCTGGTCCTGGTGCGCTGGCTTTTGGGCTGGCCGGATCCCGGCTTAACCTTTGATGTGGCCCTCCACGCGGGCACGTTGGTGGCCGTCCTGGCTTACTTCTGGCGGGAGTTGCTGGAGATTGGCCGGGAAGGTTTAAGGCAGCCCCGCAGCCGGGAAGGTCGGTTGCTTTATTACATACTTTTGGCCTGCGTCCCCGGAGCCCTCTTCGGCGTAGCCCTGGAAGAACAGGCCCAAACGGTTTTCCGGACGCCGGTTCTAATTGCCCTGGCCCTGGCCCTGATGGGCATTGCCCTGTGGGCGGCAGACCGTGGGGGGCGCAAGACCCGGAATATAGAGAATATCACCCTGGTAGACAGCCTTTTGGTCGGGCTTTCCCAGGCCCTGGCTATTATTCCCGGAGTCTCGCGCTCGGGCATCACCATGACGGCGGGACTCCTTACGGGGATGAGCCGGGAGACCGCCGCCCGGTTTTCCTTCTTATTGTCGGTGCCTATTATTGCCGGCGCCGCCCTCTGGGAGTTCAGGCATCTGTCTGTGGCGGAGATTGATGCGGCCTTCGCCGTAGGTATCGTTACGTCGGCGGTCGTGGGCTTCCTGGCCATCAAGTTCCTCTTACAATACCTGCGCCGGGGAAGCTACTTGCTTTTCGCCTGGTACCGCCTGGCCCTCGCGGCCCTGGTGGTACTGGTGGAGGTGTGGCGCGGCTAG
- a CDS encoding ComEA family DNA-binding protein, giving the protein MWEWDSRVRWVGLLLAVALVFGAGVQYGRWRQSKEAVVPAVEKEAISAAPLQGEALPGEEKEDRGNITVHVAGAVERPGVYQLPAGARVNEAVQVAGPLPEANPHALNLAAPLQDGQQVVVPRQGEEGSAPASPGAAAGGVSRGKININTASLEELDSLPGIGPALAQRILDYRQQHGPFRTIEDLQNVSGIGVKRFEELKELITVY; this is encoded by the coding sequence ATGTGGGAATGGGACAGCCGGGTGCGATGGGTGGGTCTGTTGCTTGCGGTAGCTTTGGTCTTCGGGGCAGGAGTGCAGTACGGCCGCTGGCGTCAGAGTAAAGAAGCAGTGGTGCCGGCGGTAGAGAAGGAAGCCATCTCAGCCGCCCCGCTTCAAGGAGAGGCTCTGCCCGGGGAAGAGAAGGAAGATCGGGGTAACATAACCGTCCACGTAGCAGGTGCCGTTGAGAGGCCGGGGGTTTATCAGTTGCCGGCGGGTGCCCGGGTGAACGAGGCAGTTCAGGTTGCGGGACCGCTGCCCGAGGCTAATCCCCATGCTTTGAACTTGGCGGCTCCCCTGCAGGACGGTCAGCAGGTAGTTGTGCCGCGCCAAGGGGAAGAAGGGAGCGCGCCCGCTTCACCGGGCGCCGCGGCGGGCGGGGTGTCGCGGGGGAAAATTAATATTAATACCGCCAGCCTGGAGGAGCTGGACAGTCTTCCAGGCATCGGACCGGCCCTGGCGCAGCGGATCCTGGATTACCGTCAGCAGCACGGGCCTTTCCGCACCATTGAAGATTTGCAAAACGTTTCCGGCATTGGAGTTAAACGATTTGAAGAGTTGAAGGAACTCATTACCGTTTATTAA
- a CDS encoding sodium:proton antiporter, with the protein MGILGAPDVAWASGSGELGHLLPLWSIIPFAGMLLSIAIFPLVNAHWWEHHMGKVSLFWSLVFFIPFLIYFGAETAFVQAIEVYVLDYIPFIILLFGLFVVSGGIILRGTLRGTPAVNTLLLVVGTLLASWVGTTGASMLLIRPVIRANEWRRYKAHIIIFFIFLVSNIGGSLTPVGDPPLFLGFLRGVPFFWTMRLILPMGLNVIILLTLYFLLDTYYYRRENTPGTTQAREPLRVEGLQNLIYLGMVVGAVIWSGLLAKHPSFGDPATGELYGIPLWRHGEETVTLPYVNLIRDVVILLAAYLSYKTTPLAIRRDNRFTWGPIKEVATLFAGIFMTMIPALAILHARGAELGLTQPAHFFWATGALSGFLDNAPTYLVFLTTAASLGASAGVQTTLGLVDPQMLMAVSCGAVFMGANTYIGNAPNFMVRSIAEENNIKMPSFFGYMGWSLAILIPLFVLDTLIFFR; encoded by the coding sequence ATGGGTATCTTGGGGGCACCCGACGTAGCCTGGGCCTCAGGGAGCGGGGAACTGGGACACTTGTTGCCCTTGTGGAGTATAATCCCCTTCGCGGGTATGCTTCTGTCTATTGCTATTTTTCCCCTGGTTAATGCCCACTGGTGGGAACACCACATGGGTAAGGTGAGCCTTTTCTGGTCCCTCGTTTTCTTTATCCCCTTCTTAATCTACTTCGGCGCGGAAACCGCCTTTGTCCAAGCAATTGAGGTTTATGTGCTCGACTACATACCTTTTATTATCCTGCTCTTTGGACTTTTCGTCGTATCCGGCGGTATAATTTTGCGCGGTACCCTGCGGGGAACTCCGGCGGTAAACACCCTGCTCTTAGTGGTGGGCACCTTGCTGGCCAGCTGGGTGGGTACCACCGGCGCCAGCATGCTCCTGATAAGGCCGGTCATCCGGGCCAACGAATGGCGGCGGTATAAGGCCCATATCATTATTTTCTTTATCTTCTTGGTCTCCAACATCGGAGGCTCCCTTACCCCCGTCGGCGATCCGCCCCTTTTCTTGGGTTTCTTGAGGGGTGTACCCTTTTTCTGGACCATGAGGCTTATTCTACCTATGGGATTAAACGTTATAATCCTGCTGACCCTTTACTTCCTTCTGGATACTTATTATTATCGCAGAGAAAATACACCCGGAACTACCCAGGCACGCGAACCCCTTCGGGTAGAAGGCTTGCAGAATCTGATATACCTTGGTATGGTAGTGGGTGCGGTGATTTGGAGCGGTCTGCTGGCCAAGCACCCGTCCTTTGGCGACCCGGCGACGGGAGAATTGTACGGTATTCCCTTGTGGCGACATGGGGAAGAAACCGTGACCCTACCCTACGTCAACCTCATCCGAGACGTAGTTATCCTCCTGGCGGCCTATCTCTCCTACAAGACTACTCCCCTGGCCATTCGCAGGGATAACCGGTTCACGTGGGGGCCGATTAAGGAAGTAGCTACTCTCTTTGCCGGGATTTTCATGACCATGATTCCGGCCTTGGCCATCCTCCATGCCCGGGGGGCAGAGCTCGGCCTCACCCAGCCGGCCCATTTCTTCTGGGCCACGGGCGCTCTCTCAGGTTTCCTGGACAATGCGCCCACTTATCTGGTCTTTTTGACTACGGCTGCCAGCCTGGGGGCATCGGCAGGCGTACAGACAACCTTAGGCCTGGTGGATCCTCAAATGCTCATGGCTGTTTCTTGCGGGGCGGTTTTTATGGGGGCCAACACTTATATAGGTAACGCACCCAACTTCATGGTGCGCTCCATCGCTGAGGAAAACAACATCAAGATGCCCAGCTTCTTCGGCTACATGGGCTGGTCCCTGGCCATCTTGATACCTCTCTTCGTTCTGGATACCCTGATATTCTTCCGGTGA
- a CDS encoding MTH1187 family thiamine-binding protein, protein MPVAQITVIPLGGPGSPSLSSYVAELHRFLNQVEGIKYQLTPMSTVIEGDLDVLFTVFRRMHELPFEKGALRVVTNISIDQRIDKEVTMEGKIGSVKKKLAGGGEGGT, encoded by the coding sequence ATGCCGGTAGCCCAGATAACGGTGATACCCCTAGGAGGGCCGGGCTCCCCCAGCCTGAGCTCGTATGTAGCCGAGCTGCATCGCTTCTTGAACCAGGTAGAAGGAATTAAATACCAGCTAACCCCGATGTCCACGGTTATTGAAGGCGATTTGGATGTGCTGTTTACGGTTTTCCGCCGCATGCATGAATTGCCCTTTGAGAAGGGTGCCCTCAGGGTGGTCACTAACATCAGCATTGACCAGCGGATAGACAAAGAGGTAACCATGGAGGGTAAAATCGGATCGGTAAAGAAAAAGCTGGCGGGAGGAGGAGAGGGCGGGACGTAA